From Vicinamibacteria bacterium, the proteins below share one genomic window:
- a CDS encoding SpoIIE family protein phosphatase — EAYELNEWEIMGAGDILLLYTDGLSEHADEENRYFPGRLEAKVRELKDRRARDIAQGIKEDILSFAEPSDDISLVVIKRT, encoded by the coding sequence GAGGCCTACGAGTTGAACGAATGGGAGATCATGGGGGCGGGTGACATTCTCTTGCTCTACACCGACGGGCTATCGGAGCACGCTGATGAGGAGAATCGATACTTCCCTGGCCGTCTCGAAGCGAAGGTGCGAGAGCTCAAGGATCGACGGGCCCGGGACATCGCCCAAGGAATCAAGGAGGATATTCTTTCATTCGCCGAGCCTTCGGACGACATCAGTCTCGTCGTCATCAAGCGAACGTAG